The following coding sequences are from one Seonamhaeicola sp. ML3 window:
- a CDS encoding trypsin-like peptidase domain-containing protein, with amino-acid sequence MKKILSLVLISALGGVLTLGGYKLFLEKENTVIVENAQQTPTFLPTNTINTLFNATEAPNFVQAAENTVNAVVHVKNVSMSSGPVTFEDLFWGRSSQKPQLGTGSGVIVNKDGYIITNNHVIKNAQKLSVTLNNNKTFEAELIGADPKTDIALLKIEADEDLPFVTFGDSDNAKIGEWVLAVGNPFNLTSTVTAGIISAKARDLSGVSAQSFIQTDAAVNPGNSGGALVNTNGELIGINTAISSQTGSYIGYSFAVPSNIAKKVIEDIMEYGNVQNGVLGITGGTFTSEFAEKENIDYSEGVYVTEVIKNSGAEKAGIKPKDIIKRLDNIEISKFEDLSGYIKTKRPNDVVNVELERDGEIKIFTVTLSNTSAFTVNFIKMELQDLSDSFKEEHEIEYGVLVKESKNKWLYSNLGISEGYIITGINDQKIESIADISKIKEEYGDDILDNIKKLEYINRRLEKKEVIFR; translated from the coding sequence ATGAAGAAGATTCTATCGTTAGTACTGATTTCGGCCTTAGGTGGCGTTTTAACACTTGGAGGCTACAAATTATTCCTAGAAAAAGAAAACACTGTTATTGTTGAAAATGCTCAGCAAACACCAACCTTTTTACCCACAAACACTATAAACACATTGTTTAATGCTACAGAAGCACCCAATTTCGTGCAAGCTGCAGAAAATACTGTAAATGCTGTAGTACATGTTAAAAACGTGTCTATGAGTAGCGGCCCCGTAACCTTTGAGGATTTATTTTGGGGAAGAAGTTCACAAAAACCGCAACTAGGAACAGGTTCTGGAGTTATTGTTAATAAAGATGGTTACATTATCACTAACAATCACGTTATCAAAAATGCGCAAAAACTTTCCGTTACACTTAATAATAACAAAACCTTTGAAGCAGAATTGATTGGTGCAGACCCCAAAACGGATATTGCACTTCTTAAAATTGAAGCCGATGAAGACCTTCCCTTCGTGACTTTTGGAGATTCTGATAATGCTAAGATTGGCGAATGGGTTTTAGCTGTTGGAAATCCTTTTAATCTAACCTCTACGGTTACAGCAGGAATTATAAGTGCTAAAGCAAGAGATTTGTCGGGAGTAAGCGCACAATCCTTTATTCAGACCGATGCGGCTGTAAATCCAGGAAATTCTGGAGGGGCCCTTGTCAACACCAACGGAGAATTAATTGGCATTAATACGGCTATTAGCTCTCAAACAGGTTCTTATATTGGGTACTCTTTTGCAGTACCTAGCAATATCGCTAAGAAGGTTATCGAAGACATTATGGAATATGGTAATGTTCAGAATGGTGTTTTAGGTATTACTGGAGGTACATTTACAAGTGAGTTTGCTGAAAAAGAAAATATAGATTATTCTGAAGGGGTTTACGTTACTGAAGTCATTAAAAACTCTGGAGCTGAAAAAGCAGGTATCAAGCCTAAAGATATCATAAAAAGGCTCGATAACATAGAGATTTCTAAGTTTGAAGATTTAAGTGGTTATATAAAAACCAAGCGTCCAAACGATGTGGTTAATGTTGAATTAGAAAGAGATGGAGAAATTAAAATATTCACTGTTACCCTTAGCAATACCAGTGCTTTTACAGTGAATTTCATTAAAATGGAGCTTCAAGATCTTTCAGATTCATTTAAAGAGGAACACGAAATCGAATACGGTGTATTGGTAAAAGAATCTAAAAACAAATGGTTGTATTCTAACTTAGGCATTTCCGAAGGTTATATCATTACCGGAATAAATGACCAAAAAATTGAAAGTATTGCTGATATATCTAAAATTAAAGAAGAGTATGGAGACGATATTCTAGACAATATCAAGAAACTGGAATACATTAACAGAAGGTTAGAAAAGAAAGAAGTTATTTTCAGATAA